The nucleotide sequence CAGCTCCGTGGTGGCAAATACAAGGTGAAGAACCCTCCAGTAAAGGTTGACCGCGCTTCGGTAACATTGCCGCCCTACTACAATGACCAACCTTTGACTCGTGATGCTTGGGCTCGACACTACGAAAATATCCATTTAACAGATCTGGATGTTGGCAAGATTATGGCCGAGTTGAAAAACAATGGCCTGCTAGAAAACACTGTAGTGTTTTTCTTCACTGATCACGGTATGGGACTACTGCGTCATAAGCAGTTTTTATATGACGGTGGCTTGCAAGTACCCTTAGTTGTTAGCTGGCAGGGAGGCAATGACAAATTACGGGCTCTGGGAGCTGAGCGTAAAGAGCAAATTCGTGGTTTGGATATTGGTGGCAGCAGCTTAGGGCTTGCAGGGATCGACATTCCGTCATACATGACCACTGAGAACTTTTTTGCCACCGATTACCAACCTAAACCATGGATTGTTTCTGCTCGTGACCGTTGTGACTATACCTTTGATAAAATCCGCTCAGTACGTACAGAAGAGTTTAAATATATCCGCAATTATTATCCCGAACGTCCCTATATGCAGCCTCAGTATCGGGATAAGTGGCCATTGGTTAAAGAGTATAAAAAAGCCTATGCCAGCGGTCAATTTAATGCCGTTGAATCTCAGCTTATGGCAGATTCCAAACCAGCTGAAGAGCTCTATGATCTGAAAAATGATCCCCATGAGATCCACAATCTAGCGACTGTGCCTGCCTACGAAAATCAGTTAGTTAGCATGCGCGGTATACTCAATAACTGGGTTACAGATACTGATGATAAAGCACTATACCCAGAGAGTGATGCGGGCATTCGTGAAGTGCTGGAATTTTATAAAGACAAATGTCAAAGCCCCGAATGTCGAGGCTATCGTGCCCGTCATCCACTTACTAGCAGTAAGCACTAGAGGAGACTGACGATGGAAAGACGGACTTTTATTAAATCAATGTCAGGCATGCTCGCAGTGTCAACGACTGTGGGCTCTGTTTCGGCCTCGCTTGCAGAGGAAAATCAAATTTCTGTGGCTGAGTTTGGTCTACAACCTAACTCCCGAAATGACGCTATCCCAGCACTGCGCAAAGCACTGGCTTATTGTAAGCAAAACCCAGGCACGCGGCTGATATTTCCTCGTGGCCGTTATGATTTTTGGTACACCCTAGCCGATCAAGACTTTTACTACCTATCCAATAATGATGATGGCATTAAGCCCGTTGCTTTTCCGTTGACAGGTTTTAAAAATGTCACCGTTGATGGACAGGGTTCCCGTTTTGTTTTTCATGGCGGCATAGTGCCAGCAATCGTGCGTGGTTCCAAAGGCATCACATTAAAAAACTTCTCTATTGATTGGGACGTGCCTTTCAACTGTGAAGGCATTATCGAAGCCGTAAATGAAGAGCAAAGCTATGTGGATATCCGCATTAAAAAGGGCTATCGCTACAAGATTGAGAACAATCGATTTATATTTGTTGGCGAAGGATTTGAAAATCCTGTCATCAAAAACCTATTAGAATTTGATACTAAGAAAGAGGAGCAGGCGTTCATGGCCCGTGACAATTTCCAACGTGAAATTCAGCCTGTCACCTCAGAAATCAGACCCGGCGTACTGCGCATGAAAACCAAGTTCCGCACTTGGCCCTCAGTCGGCAACACCTTGCTCATTATGCAGGAAAAACGTGAATGGCCAGCGTTTGCAATTCAAGACACCGAAAATACCTGGCTAGAGAACGTTACTATTCATCACTCCGGCGCTATGGGCATTATCGCTCAGCGTGCTAACGGCGTTAAGTTAGAGAGATTACAGGTCCGTCCACGAGAAAATAGTGGCCGAATCGTATCCACCACAGTGGACGCCACTCACTTCGTGAACTGTCGTGGCCATATTATCCTTAAAGATTGCCTGTTTCAGGGGCAAATTGATGACGGTACCAATATCCACGGTATGTATGGGCGTGTTGCAAAGATCCATGACCGCTACACAGCAACCTTTGAATTGGTGCATTACCAACAATTAGGAATTGATATTTTTGAAGCTGATAGCAAGGTGAACTTCAGTGATGAGGCGTTAAAAGTGTTTCATGATAATGAGATTGCTTCTACCGTTCGCAAAGATGCCAAATACTGGACGGTGACCTTCAAGCAGCCACTAGATAAAGCACTGAAAGTTGATGATGTGTTGGACAATCTAACTTGGCAGCCAGATTATGTGATGATCTCCGGCAGTCGATTTATGCGTAACCGCGCCCGTGGCGCCTTGGTGTCAGTGCCCAGTAAAGTGATCATTGAAGGTAACTATTTCCACACTCCAGGTATGGGGATCAAGATAGGGTCAGGTGGCCTTAAGTGGTACGAATCCGGTCCGGTGACCTCAGTTGAGATCCGCAACAATGTATTCGATAACTGCAACTACGCCAAAGACGCAGCTACTATTGATATCGTGCCAGGTCGCAGTAAAACTGAAACAACACCATTCCACCAAAACATTAATATTCATCAGAATAAATTCCGAGTATTTAACGGACGGGTATTGACCGCAAGCCGTACCCATGGAGTTAACTTCGTCAACAATACCATTATCAAGTCTAATGCGTACCCAGCGAAAGAGAGCCGATTTGCTCCACTACAAATAGACAGATCAACCCAATTTGTCCACACAGGCAACGATTTCATTGGCTTCCCTAAAAACAGAAAGCGGGTGTCTATCAATGACATTAAAATTCAGCGTAAAACTGACAAAAACGGTGTTGAGGTAGAAATCTCATGAGACATTTACTCATAACATCTATCTTCGCTTGTCTATTGCCTTTAGGCGATTTGCAGGCGGCAGACACTGAAATCCGTGACAACCTTCTGTTTATCATGACTGACGAAATGAAGTGGGATGTGATGGGTGTTGCCGGTCACCCTATGGTGAAAACCCCCAATCTGGATAAGTTAGCTGCCCAAGGCACCTACTACAAAACAGCTTACACCGTCGCGCCAATTTGCTCTCCCTCTAGGCGTTCATTTTTTACCTCTCGCTATCCCCATGTTCACGGGGTAATCGATAACAGTAAGCAAGCGTTAGCCAATGATGGGGAAGTGGATCTGCAGACCATACTCAAGCATGAAGGCTACAATACGGCCTTATCTGGCAAACTGCATTTCTATCCTGAGTGGCATGATTGGAACTTTGATCATTTTTGGGCTCGCAGTAGCGAAGGTCCGAATCACGAAGAGACCTATAACCAATACATGATTGCTAAGCATGGTAATGATGCATTTAAGCCAGTGAAAGGCAGTGTGCTCTATCCTCAAGATCCATTGGGACACGATTTAGGCAAGTACCAGTTCGCGAAAGAGGATTTCGAAACTTACTGGCTAACAGATAAAGCACTTACATATCTAACCCAGCAGCAAAAAAAGAAAGCCGCAAAGCCATTCTTCTTGTTCCTCAGTTACAACGAGCCCCATAGTCCATATCGTGCTACAGAGCCTTATGCATCAATGTACGACCCAAAGGCGGTGTCTGTTCCTGTTATTCCAGAACATGCCAAAGCAGAACGTAAGCAGGCATTGGTAGACAACATTAAGGGGAAATCTCGACATCTTATTGATGATGAGCAGATGATGCGGGACTTAACAGCCCAGTATCTAGGCCATATTACCAATGTCGATGACAACGTTGGCCGCATACTCGACTATTTAGACCATTCTGGATTGGCAGATAACACCATCGTCGTGTTCAGTGCAGATCATGGCAACATGCTTGGCGAACACGGAAAATGGTTCAAGGGCGTGATGCACGAAGGTTCAAGCCGTATTCCTCTCATTATCCGAGCGGGTAAAAACACCCAATACGCCAAGGTTATGAATCGTGGCAAGGTGGTTGAACAAATCGTTGAAAGCATCGATGTGATGCCGACATTACTCGAGATGCTCAACATCAATAGACCTGCCGGTATGCAGGGACAATCTTTATTGCCGCTAACAGCGGGTAAAGCTGTTAATTGGAAAAATAGTGCATTTTCCCAGCGTTCCGATCACATGTTGAGGCAGGATAATTTCAAGTTGATTATGCCCGTTAAAAGTGGCAAGCGTGGTCAGTTGGAATTATATGATCTCGCCAATGATCCACTCGAGTATAACAACCTTGCGACAGAGCCGGCTCATCAGCAACGAATCGAACAGATGAAAAATGCAATCAGTGACTGGCAAGCAGATAAGCCAGCACCAATTTCTGTCGATGGGTTAACGCCACCTGCACACCTATTTAATTCTGCCGAGTTACGTCGTGACCATAAAAAGTCCACTAAGGCGATGCTGACCCACCATTCCAAAAAATTTCAGATTGTAAATATTGATCCTCAATCAAAATCAGGAAACAAAAATGACAATTAAAACCTGTAAATTCCAACCCTATGTACCAGGTCTATTGGCACTGTCTATGATCGTTTCAGGACTGACCGCTTGTACTCCCGCAGCGGAAGCTCAGAGCTCTAAGGCTGAGGATAAAAGCATTGAGACTAAGGAAATAGCCAAAGCTGATATGAGTCAACCCAATATTCTGATGTTGTTTGCCGATGATCTCGGCTGGACAGATCTTGGTTACCGCACGGGTCGCTGGGATACGCCGAATATCGATAGCTTAAAGTTGCAAAGTCTAGAATTCACTAGGGCCTATGCTGCATCACCTACTTGTAGTCCCAGTCGAGCTTCAGTGATCACAGGTCAACACCCAGCGAGGCTGAAAATGCCCCGCCATATTCCTGATGGGAAAAAAGATCTAGGATTTGATGAGTTCCACCGACCTACGCAAGAGTTTCATCTTTTGCCAACCGACCCAGCTCAGGAACCGTCACGAAACTATTTACCCTTGGAGGTCACCTCAATAGCCGAGGCGATTAAGCCTCTGGGATATTACACAGCATTTTCTGGAAAGTGGCATTTAGGCTCAGAAGATTATTATCCAATAAAGCAGGGCTTTGATGAGCAGTTTGGTGTTTCCACTGCCGGTCATCCTAAGAGTTACCGTGCGCCGTTTTGGGAGGAGTACCGCAACCCATATCCCGATGCTCCCAAGGGAAAATATCTTACCGAACGTTTGACTGACGACGTGGTGAGCTTTATCAAAGATTATGATAAAGAGAAGCCGTTTATGCTGACCAATTTTTATTACACGGTTCATACACCACATCAGGGACCTAAGGCGGCAACCCAAAAATACCTAGATAGAGGACTAGATAAGAAATACGCCAATTTTGGTGCAATGATTGAAGCATTAGACACCTCAGTCGGACGCATCTTACAAGCTTTAGATGAGTCTGGAATGGCAGACAATACCGTGGTGATATTCTATTCAGATCAGGGCGGTTATTTCACGAATGAGCCATTAAGAGGCGGTAAAATGGCGGGTAAAGCCCTCTATGAAGGGGGAGCTAGAGTGCCTTTGTTGGTGCGGTGGCCAGGGGTAACACCTAAGGCACAAAGCTCAGAACAGCTGGTGATGTCGACTGATATTCTACCGACTTTTGTAGATATTGCCGGTGGCGATCCAACTAAACTAAAGGATCTCGATGGGCAAAGCATAGTGCCGATGCTCAAAGGGGAGTTGTCTGAGCGGGAACATGTGATCCTTTATCGTAACTATGAAGACGCCTATGCCGCTGTTATTGGTCAACGTTGGAAACTGGTGGCCTTTATTTCGGGTAAGACAGAACTCTATGATCTGTTAGTCGATCCGAGTGAATCGACAGATCTATCTGAACAGCTACCTCAAAAAGTGGCTCAACTGAAGAAAACGTTACTGGAATGGCAATTGACAGTAGGTGTTAATCCCACACTGAAACGCCCAGATCTACTTTAGTCTTTAGTACTGCTGCAATGCTTATCTAACGCTCACTACACATGTTTAAGGTCTGAGGTCTTCCTTGTCGAAGTCACATTGTTTTTTTGTGACTTCGCTCTTTTTCTATTGTTAACCTCCATAGCTCCATCTCTTGAACTTCCTTTCTCCCTCTAACCCCACCTCATTAAAGATATGATCAATCCCCCTTATTTAGGGGAAGCTCTGCTTATATAGATGGTTAACGGTATTGCTGTAATTGGTTCAACATCTTGATATTACCTGTTTTGCGGGCTAAACCAATCCCAATCTCCACTAGTTGTGGAGATGCAGGGTAGATAGTCAGGTACTGCTTAAGATAGTTGAGTGCATCCGTGGTTCTGCCGTTATGATCAAGCGCCACCAAATAAACGTATTGGTACTGCACATTAGGCGGTGCCAGCTCCGCTGCCTGAGCAAGATATCGCTCTGCGGCAAGATAATCTTTGCTACGGATCAGCTGTAGCCCAAAACCATAGTTAAGATCCGCTGATTGTGGGTTATGTTCCAGCCCGTTTTCAAATACCGCTTTCGCCTTCACTGCTTGCCCTGTTGCCCGATAGATATCGGCTAGATTCACATAGCTGGGTTCAAAATAAGGATCGGTAATAATGCTGGCACTAAGATGCTTTTCTGCTTCTTGCCAACGCCCGGTGGCCAATAGTTGTAACCCCAAATTTAACCGCCCTTCCCCCCGCCAGGCACTGACCTCGTTGGCACGTGTCAACTCTTGGTTGGCTTTTGCCTTCGAATCAGTTCTTAAAGTTCTCGCGGCTGCAACACGCACTGCTCGTAGAGGGTCATTTAGCAAGGGAGTTAATTCTCTCACTCGATCGTCTTGAGGCAATAAATATCCCAGCTCTGCTGCTGCCAAACGGATCAATGGCTCAGGTGATCCAGCGAGGCTGCTGAACCAATCTGGGCTGACTTGCGTATGGGTGATAGGTAAGAGTTGCAGTGCACTGGCACGGCTAATAGCTTCAATAGTGGCGTCATCAATGATATTTTTGTGTTGTACTGCAGTGACAGGCTTTCCAGCTCTTAGGTTCATCAAGGATTTTCGGTTCGGCTCAAGCTGCATATCTCCCCCAAACCATTGTTTAACCTTGCCACTGGCCCAACTGGCTGTTTCATCCTGGTGGCAGCGGTTACAAGCATTAGGAGTCCCTAAGCTTTGACTGAGTGCAGGTCGAGGGATACTAAAGCTATGATCTCTGCGATCATCGACCCCCATATAGCGGGTTTGCGGCATGTGACAGTCAACACAATTGCTGCCTAGTGTCCCTGCTTGATGATTCAAATGATTAGACGTATTGAAGTGCTCGGGACTGTGGCATTGCAAACACAAACCATTGCCTTGGGCTTTGAGTTTCATAGTGTGACTGTCATGGCAATCCAGACAGTTAACACCTGCACTGTACATCTTGCTCTGCATAAAGGAGCCGTAAACATACACCTCCTCCTTGATCTGGCCATCCACATGATAGACAGGAGCATTGATCAACTGCGGGGAAAATTGGTCCAAAAATTTGTCGCTGGGGCTGATTCCGTCGGTTAATGGG is from Shewanella sp. MTB7 and encodes:
- a CDS encoding sulfatase family protein, producing the protein MRIGAILALLLLMAGCQTTTAVTEKQTDKRPNILWIYVEDMNDWMGAFGDDTVPTPNIDKLAGEGVRFDQVIMPAPVCSAVRSAIITGDMQTTLGTHNHRSSRFDYNQIKLPQGHKTLPELFQESGYETFNIGKDDYNFSYDRKQLYSLHPGPKVGHQGTQDGPDFDWGKSLATSGKPFFGQIQLRGGKYKVKNPPVKVDRASVTLPPYYNDQPLTRDAWARHYENIHLTDLDVGKIMAELKNNGLLENTVVFFFTDHGMGLLRHKQFLYDGGLQVPLVVSWQGGNDKLRALGAERKEQIRGLDIGGSSLGLAGIDIPSYMTTENFFATDYQPKPWIVSARDRCDYTFDKIRSVRTEEFKYIRNYYPERPYMQPQYRDKWPLVKEYKKAYASGQFNAVESQLMADSKPAEELYDLKNDPHEIHNLATVPAYENQLVSMRGILNNWVTDTDDKALYPESDAGIREVLEFYKDKCQSPECRGYRARHPLTSSKH
- a CDS encoding alpha-1,3-galactosidase-related protein, producing the protein MERRTFIKSMSGMLAVSTTVGSVSASLAEENQISVAEFGLQPNSRNDAIPALRKALAYCKQNPGTRLIFPRGRYDFWYTLADQDFYYLSNNDDGIKPVAFPLTGFKNVTVDGQGSRFVFHGGIVPAIVRGSKGITLKNFSIDWDVPFNCEGIIEAVNEEQSYVDIRIKKGYRYKIENNRFIFVGEGFENPVIKNLLEFDTKKEEQAFMARDNFQREIQPVTSEIRPGVLRMKTKFRTWPSVGNTLLIMQEKREWPAFAIQDTENTWLENVTIHHSGAMGIIAQRANGVKLERLQVRPRENSGRIVSTTVDATHFVNCRGHIILKDCLFQGQIDDGTNIHGMYGRVAKIHDRYTATFELVHYQQLGIDIFEADSKVNFSDEALKVFHDNEIASTVRKDAKYWTVTFKQPLDKALKVDDVLDNLTWQPDYVMISGSRFMRNRARGALVSVPSKVIIEGNYFHTPGMGIKIGSGGLKWYESGPVTSVEIRNNVFDNCNYAKDAATIDIVPGRSKTETTPFHQNINIHQNKFRVFNGRVLTASRTHGVNFVNNTIIKSNAYPAKESRFAPLQIDRSTQFVHTGNDFIGFPKNRKRVSINDIKIQRKTDKNGVEVEIS
- a CDS encoding sulfatase family protein → MRHLLITSIFACLLPLGDLQAADTEIRDNLLFIMTDEMKWDVMGVAGHPMVKTPNLDKLAAQGTYYKTAYTVAPICSPSRRSFFTSRYPHVHGVIDNSKQALANDGEVDLQTILKHEGYNTALSGKLHFYPEWHDWNFDHFWARSSEGPNHEETYNQYMIAKHGNDAFKPVKGSVLYPQDPLGHDLGKYQFAKEDFETYWLTDKALTYLTQQQKKKAAKPFFLFLSYNEPHSPYRATEPYASMYDPKAVSVPVIPEHAKAERKQALVDNIKGKSRHLIDDEQMMRDLTAQYLGHITNVDDNVGRILDYLDHSGLADNTIVVFSADHGNMLGEHGKWFKGVMHEGSSRIPLIIRAGKNTQYAKVMNRGKVVEQIVESIDVMPTLLEMLNINRPAGMQGQSLLPLTAGKAVNWKNSAFSQRSDHMLRQDNFKLIMPVKSGKRGQLELYDLANDPLEYNNLATEPAHQQRIEQMKNAISDWQADKPAPISVDGLTPPAHLFNSAELRRDHKKSTKAMLTHHSKKFQIVNIDPQSKSGNKNDN
- a CDS encoding sulfatase; this encodes MTIKTCKFQPYVPGLLALSMIVSGLTACTPAAEAQSSKAEDKSIETKEIAKADMSQPNILMLFADDLGWTDLGYRTGRWDTPNIDSLKLQSLEFTRAYAASPTCSPSRASVITGQHPARLKMPRHIPDGKKDLGFDEFHRPTQEFHLLPTDPAQEPSRNYLPLEVTSIAEAIKPLGYYTAFSGKWHLGSEDYYPIKQGFDEQFGVSTAGHPKSYRAPFWEEYRNPYPDAPKGKYLTERLTDDVVSFIKDYDKEKPFMLTNFYYTVHTPHQGPKAATQKYLDRGLDKKYANFGAMIEALDTSVGRILQALDESGMADNTVVIFYSDQGGYFTNEPLRGGKMAGKALYEGGARVPLLVRWPGVTPKAQSSEQLVMSTDILPTFVDIAGGDPTKLKDLDGQSIVPMLKGELSEREHVILYRNYEDAYAAVIGQRWKLVAFISGKTELYDLLVDPSESTDLSEQLPQKVAQLKKTLLEWQLTVGVNPTLKRPDLL
- a CDS encoding tetratricopeptide repeat protein, encoding MLRLCILMFFGFSPVLLAMGKVESKSNGSCIACHQQQAKHWQTSDHAKAMAVATSEAVLGDFSDTHARHHGQKVRFYRKGKQFFADVSYDKSDKHPGKSIQTFEVKYSFGHYPLQQYLVDTGKGKLHVLPFAWDSRPNSEGGQRWYHNYQNEEIPPNDRLHWRQPLQNWNGMCADCHSDGLERNYSLSKQSFNTQWDNINVGCLSCHGDMSDHASTYASNKKVSATTGKQELTDNPMIRKDKGMWQRLPGAKMASWQGEPRDNQFMETCYACHSLRSPLTDGISPSDKFLDQFSPQLINAPVYHVDGQIKEEVYVYGSFMQSKMYSAGVNCLDCHDSHTMKLKAQGNGLCLQCHSPEHFNTSNHLNHQAGTLGSNCVDCHMPQTRYMGVDDRRDHSFSIPRPALSQSLGTPNACNRCHQDETASWASGKVKQWFGGDMQLEPNRKSLMNLRAGKPVTAVQHKNIIDDATIEAISRASALQLLPITHTQVSPDWFSSLAGSPEPLIRLAAAELGYLLPQDDRVRELTPLLNDPLRAVRVAAARTLRTDSKAKANQELTRANEVSAWRGEGRLNLGLQLLATGRWQEAEKHLSASIITDPYFEPSYVNLADIYRATGQAVKAKAVFENGLEHNPQSADLNYGFGLQLIRSKDYLAAERYLAQAAELAPPNVQYQYVYLVALDHNGRTTDALNYLKQYLTIYPASPQLVEIGIGLARKTGNIKMLNQLQQYR